A single window of Podarcis raffonei isolate rPodRaf1 chromosome 9, rPodRaf1.pri, whole genome shotgun sequence DNA harbors:
- the SCRG1 gene encoding scrapie-responsive protein 1 — translation MLSTLLFLSFLLGTSPTPSGRLSCYRKILKDHNCHSVPEGVASLRPIDGLLQDHFWDGKGCEMVCYCNFNELLCCPKGIFFGPKISFVIPCNKP, via the exons ATGCTCTCCACTCTTCTGTTTCTGAGCTTTCTGCTTGGGACCAGCCCAACACCATCTGGCCGCCTCTCCTGTTACAGGAAAATATTAAAAGACCACAACTGTCACAGCGTCCCAGAGGGAGTGGCCAGTCTTCGTCCAATTGACGGGCTTCTTCAAGATCACTTCTGGGACGGAAAGGGCTGTGAGATGGTCTGCTATTGTAATTTTAATGAATTGCTCTGCTGCCCAAA GGGTATCTTTTTTGGGCCAAAAATATCATTTGTGATTCCCTGCAACAAGCCATGA